AAGAACAAGAAACGGAACAATATCAACTCTTCCTATCTTAATAGCAAGGTGTAAACACTCCCCGCAGTTTGGATCTGCCCCACGGTCCAAAAGAATTTTGACTAGATTCAAATTATTGGCTTTTATAGCTATAACTAAAGGtgttttaccatgtgcattcgtTGCATCTAATTCGGCACCGGATTTAATAGATAACTTGCACAAATCAGCTCTCCCTTTCTGAACAAAAAGGTGTAAACACTCCCCGCAGTTTGGATTTGCTCCACGGTCCAAAAGCAATATGACTAGTTCcaaattattatttcttataGCAATAAGTAAAGGTGTATCCTTTTTTGCATTCATTGCATCTAGCTTAGCACCAAAATCAATAAGCAACTTACAGATGTTAACTCTTCCTTTCTTAACAGCATGGTGTAAACACTCCCCGTAGTTTGGATCTGCCCCACGGTCCAAAAGAATTTCGACTAGATTCAAATTATTGGCTTTTATAGCTGTAGCTAAAGGtgttttaccatgtgcattcattgCATCTATCTCGGCACTAGATTTCATTTTATCTATAAGTAACTTACACAAATCAGCTCTCCCTTTCTGAACAGCAAGGTGTAAACACTCCCCGCGGTTTGGATTTGCTCCACGGTCTAAAAGAATTTCGACTAGATTCAAATTATTGACTTTTATAGCTGTAACTAAAGGtgttttaccatgtgcattcgtTGCATCTAATTCGGCACCGGATTTAATAAGTAACTTGCACAAATCAGCTCTTCCTTTCTGAACAGCAAGGTGTAAACACTCCCCGCAGTTTGGATTTGCTCCACGGTCCAAAAGAACTTCGACTAGATTCAAATTATTGGCTTTTATAGCTGTAACTAAAGGtgttttaccatgtgcattcgcTGCATCTAATTCGGCACCGGATTTAATAAGTAACTTGCACAAATCAGCTCTTCCTTTCTGAACAATAAGGTGTAAGCACTCCCCGCAGTTTGGATTTGCTCCGCGGTCCAAAAGGAATATGACTAGTTCcaaattattatttcttataGCAATAAGTAAAGGTGTATCCTTTTTTGCATTCATTGCATCTAGCTTAGCACCAAAATCAATAAGCAACTTACAGATGTTAACTCTTCCTTTCTCAACAGCATAGTGTAAACACTCCCCGTAGTTTGGATCTGCCCCACGGTCCAAAAGAATTTCGACTAGATTCAAATTATTGGCTTTTATAGCTATAGCTAAAGGtgttttaccatgtgcattcattgCATCTATCTCGGCACTAGATTTCCTTTTATCTATAGGTAACTTACACAAATCAGCTCTTCCTTTCTGAACAGCAAGGTGTAAACACTCCCCGCAGTTTGGATTTGCTCCACGGTCCAAAAGAATTTCGACTAGATTCGAATTATTGTCTTTTATAGCTGTAACCAAAGGTGTTTTACCATATGCATTCGTTGCATCTAATTCGGCACCGGATTTAATAAGTAACTTGCACAAATCAGCTCTTCCTATCTTAACAGCATGGTGTAAAGGTGTTTGACCACCATCACGTTTTTGGAGGTTGTTTTCAAATGGTCCATAGGAGCGGTAACTAGGGTTTGCACCTTTTCTAAGAAGATATTTAACAAATTTAAGCGCAAATTTGCTATACACAGCGTAAATTAAAGGCGTGGCCTTGTTAGAACATACCATTTCTAATTCTGCATTTATTTCCTTGATGGCGTGCAGCTCCTTCAGTTTCCCTTTATAACAAATTCTGTGCAACTTGGGCAGTTTTTCAACATTGTCTTCAAACTTCATCATAGTATATCTATTTCTTAAGCAAAGTTCACAACAACGTATATCTAGCGTTAATATTTTTGTACTGAGGCTCTGAGCAATACACTTCATCCATTTAtgctaataatgacgtcattgagtttaacatgacgtcagccTTTCTGGTGACGTCAGCtctaaaagtaatttatttAACCTTCGACTGAAATAAAGTTAACTATGACGTCATACTTGGTTTTGGATTATTTATTCAAAACCTCTATTCAAAACTGTACTGTAGActaccatttaaaatttattagataTCCACTG
This portion of the Artemia franciscana unplaced genomic scaffold, ASM3288406v1 Scaffold_1188, whole genome shotgun sequence genome encodes:
- the LOC136042371 gene encoding ankyrin-1-like, which codes for MMKFEDNVEKLPKLHRICYKGKLKELHAIKEINAELEMVCSNKATPLIYAVYSKFALKFVKYLLRKGANPSYRSYGPFENNLQKRDGGQTPLHHAVKIGRADLCKLLIKSGAELDATNAYGKTPLVTAIKDNNSNLVEILLDRGANPNCGECLHLAVQKGRADLCKLPIDKRKSSAEIDAMNAHGKTPLAIAIKANNLNLVEILLDRGADPNYGECLHYAVEKGRVNICKLLIDFGAKLDAMNAKKDTPLLIAIRNNNLELVIFLLDRGANPNCGECLHLIVQKGRADLCKLLIKSGAELDAANAHGKTPLVTAIKANNLNLVEVLLDRGANPNCGECLHLAVQKGRADLCKLLIKSGAELDATNAHGKTPLVTAIKVNNLNLVEILLDRGANPNRGECLHLAVQKGRADLCKLLIDKMKSSAEIDAMNAHGKTPLATAIKANNLNLVEILLDRGADPNYGECLHHAVKKGRVNICKLLIDFGAKLDAMNAKKDTPLLIAIRNNNLELVILLLDRGANPNCGECLHLFVQKGRADLCKLSIKSGAELDATNAHGKTPLVIAIKANNLNLVKILLDRGADPNCGECLHLAIKIGRVDIVPFLVLCGAKLDAMNAKMHFCIFCFDIAIRNKGRKRRRNAEEHENLILQEKMDLDNATSRKCKVSKRSER